AACTCTTTATAGGACTTCACCGAAGATCTTTAGCACTTCCCACAGCCTAAGAGAGATCTGTGCAGGTAGTTTTCCCCTAGAAAGCCTGCATCATGCAATGGTTGATTTCTCTCAGTTCAGAGAATCTCAGTAAGGGTGTCCCCCTCTAAGccagggggctggcagggcctGGCAGCGCTGTGTAACAGTCTAGCAACACGCCTCAAATCAAGCTGATATTACCACGTCTGCCTTTCCTCTCCATGTCCCCACAGTAAGAGCTTGCTTCTGTCCAGAGGTCTTACCGTACCAAGGTCCTGGTTCTGAACACCGATTAATGGTGCTTAGCATGAAGGTCTGGCACAGATCTGGTGCACATTTACCTGATACTGGCCTAGCAAGAGGGTTCATCTCACTGTACAGTGACGATACCTTTGAAGATATCAGCCCTGACAgggtgaaataataaaaaaattattagaaagacaACTTTTATAAATGGTCATTCCACAGAGGAGAAATCTTAATTCCATCTCTCCTTTAGCGCCTTTCTCTATGTAAAAGTACCCCAATACCCCTTCTTCGCCAATGCTGAGGGACAGATATCCCAGTGCATGGAAGTGCACAGGAACAAACTCCGAGCGCTACTGCTGATGTGAGTTATGACAGCTGGTCCCTTACTGTTAAATATGTGCATGACCAAAGCAGCTTAGTATTTGCTGAATGCTTTCTACCTGAAGCCAAAAAAGAAGCCGTGGAAATTTTAAACACTGCACTTTCACTGCAGATGATTTTCTAAGATGTAGAAATGATGATTGTTCCTGGTTAATGATTGAAGACATGGTTAATGTTTACTTTTGGTATCTATCAAATGATGTAAACAGAGTTAAGATAAACAGTATGGCATAATTGTGAGATGCTGCATGCATGTTTGAATGTTAACTCATTCTTGAATAGCAAGGCTTTATGTTCCATCACATTTACATCAGATTTTCAGTAAAATCTCAGATCTGAACAATCTTGAAGTTATGAGCCACTGAGACACAACTTTCCTATTGGAACAAAACTCTAACAACCAAAGTGGTGCAAAATTAAATGTTAATGAAGTTCTTGtgaataaatttgaaaaatgaaCACGCAAAGCAAAataggggaggaggcagggaggaataccataattttaaaaaccaatCTTAAAAACAAACTTAATTACTACGAAGCTCCATTCCTTACATGGAACTGCAATAATATATGTGCccattctttctgttttgccaggACTGCTTCATTGGATTTGGAGGAAATGTAATCAGAAAGCAAGTGAAGGAGAAAGCTAAATGGTACATTACTCACTTTGATGAACTGCTAAAGGAACTGGAAGAACGATAAATTATAcagtaaaataatatatttaacaaCTGTAAATCCATTATACAATGCAATTAAACATATATTTGTTTGCAAAGTTGTGTTCTGGATTTTTTAATGATTCTGGGTGTTGGGTACCTTCCTCTCTGGCCTGAAACTTGTGTTGCAAATGGCACCATTCTACTCTAGTATTTTGTAATGAAAACCATAagattttttaaacatcttttccaaGGTGGAAGGAGTCAGTTGATTATTCACTCACAAATGAAGACCAAAGGTAGGAAATTATCAAGAAGTTAAAAATACCTTAATGGTTCGGCACCTGGTCAATATTGCATATCTGTTGTTTCAGAATCATTAAAGCTAATACCTCTACTTATTTTGGGTGGCAAAAGAAGAATAAGGGGGTCACAAATGAGAAATTTGTCtaaccaataataataataataaataacaataatatagTCTAAAAGGCAAACAGTATGGTAAGTACTTTCCATTCCAAAGAATCTCAGAACTAGGTTAAACAGTGAACAGATAGGTAGGAAACATTACCAAGTATTtctgatttcattaaaatatggCTACAGGAGAACCTGAGATGTCATCTGTTACTCAACATCACTGTTACTCAACCTGTAGTCTGAAAGACATGAGATGCATGCAAATCTGAGATCTATGCAATACTCACCGGTGTCCAAGAAGCATATTTTAAGGCAAATGATATAGTCGTTCCCATACCtcaataaaatactttaaactaAACTCCAAAATGGTGATTTTGTAAAATTGTCACACTGTTTActtaactgttttatttatttaacaatgCCCCCCCCAACAACCTATAACTGGATGGAAGCTAATTCatcaacctttaaaaaaaaaggtctacgGATTAAGAAAATACTGTGAACCTTATCTAGTCTCTTCCTCTCCCTCGAGTGTGGATCAACCACCCTTAAACTGTTTGTGCTAGAAATAAGTCTAACCTGTTCTAAGTACTTCTCTGAGCTTCAGCTAACAAAGCCTAGTTTCTCAAGGATTTGTTTTTTCTGGCAGCAGTGCCTGATCCAAGAGGGTCCTTATACAGAACACACTTGACAAATGCTTTTTGTCAGCAAGTTCCCGACAACTCTTCTGAGCATGTCTTTTTAACCAGCTTTGCTGACATATCATGGTACTTTTATTTCCCTGACTTGTAAGAATCTCACCTCTGATAATGTGAAAAGCTTTACTAATGTTAAAATGCATGTCAGATCTTCCACTTCCTTCCATCCATGTAATACCATCACAGGAGAAAGATGGGTAGATATGACATGATttgtcctgggaaaaaaaaaaaatctatgcaggCTCTTATCTTCTGGGTGCTTACAAACAGTCCCTGTATTTTTCTGGAAACTGAGGATTAGGCTGAGTGTGCTAATTCTCTTTCATCCCACCATGTATTTCATATATAGGAAGAGAAACAAAGTGATGTGCCTACCTTCCAAAATCTCACACCGTCTCCACAAGATAATCACAGGTTTTCACAACTTGCACTACATTTCCTTAATTTAATAAGATCAGATCAAGGTGCAGCGAGAGAGCCTCTGTCCAGTTGTTTAAGCATCAccaacaattaaaataaatactggttCTGTCCACTCTGTGACATCATCAGAAAGGATGTAGTGGAAAGAGGTGTTAACAAAGCCCCAGACAGTGACGAATGGCAGCTCTCAGTGATGCCATCTAAtgtttttggcaaaaaaaatgaGGCAATAATTGCTTGAAGTTACAACAGCATTTAAATACTAGAGCAGTagaaggtttaaaagaaaaatccagaaacagACTTCTGATGGCTTTTTAGAGAAAGGCAGACATATAAACAGCTATACTGAATATCTGTATACAGAATTTAAAACACTTCACAAAAGCCAAAACAGACAATAGTTGGCAGGCTGCTCACCAGAACTCTTCTGGGAGTATTAAAGATGATctcttttaaattcttcctgaGAAAATTCTCAGCCGGCTCCAAGGGCAGCTCATGTACAATCATGCTTTTGTTTAGTCAAGACTGCATGAGTAGAACAAGTATAAACTCTTTCTGCTCCCATTCAGTGCGTTCCTCTGAGATCCTAGAGTTAGGAAGCAGAAGTGTTTCTATTTGCTGCAGTTTTCTATTGAATTAAAaggccactaaaaaaaaaataaaatctaacatCCAGCTAATCAGCTATAGGTACAGGCCCTGATACTACAAACATTGTGACACGCTTCAAGTATATGTAATTTCACTAATGCCACAGTCAGAAGACTCTGCAGGAGGCTCTGTGCCACAGAGATGTTAACATTCACAGCAGTATCTTCTGCCCGTCTCAGTGCTATGGAAACATGGCGTTGTGCCAATGGTTTCACAAGAGCTCTTTAGGTCTGACCGGTTTGAAAAAAAATACCACCCCCCTTCCACTGGGCAAATATCAAGCCTGACCCCTAGTCCAGGAGGTACCAAAAGGATTACTTAGCTTTGTGAGTGGCTAAGCTCTTTTGTctgcaaaatactgcaaaataataGGAGGGAATACAGCAGCGTGAGGGAAGTTTCAATGTTACAACCAAACTACCGATTTACCTGAACATATGCCATCACAGTAGAGCAAAGTCTGGAGAGTAGCACACGTTAGGCAAGTAATATCTGGTCTTCAGGTGGGTCTCCTAAGAGCACGGGGAGGCTCACCGCTTCATCGaaagccttttattttaatgtgattaTTCAGTGAGGCAGAATTGCTTTAAGTTATATATTCCATTTGCATAAGGGGACTTAAAAGAACAGTTTGCAGTCTTTTCTAGGAAGACTACAGGACAACTAAACTTGAGTTTTAATTGCATCTTCATTACAGTGGAACAAGAATTGATAATTACCAGAGACCCTTCCAGGCATTGTTCCCCACTTTCCAACCACTGGAAAGTGACTTCAGTTCTGGACTCTACAAATTCTGCTCTAAGAAAAGCTGAAGTATTGCTAGTCAAAGGAAGAAGGCAGACTTGGCCATGAAATTAAGGGGGAAAACCACAAGTGTTCACAACAGGGGAAAACCAACTTCAGAAAGGGCtcaggcaaagggaagcagggaaagATTGGCATTTCTTATTTATCTACTGTGTTACGTTCAGTGAGTTTACATAGTTATCTGTAACTAAAATAACAGGAACTAATCTCTCCCTGATGACAGCCAGAGCACAAGTTTGAAGCTCAGAACGACAGGAGGCACATTCATAATACATTACAACACCACTAGTGGGAATTCAGATCACAGGTAGTGTATAAAGACTGGAGAGACTTGTGCCGTATGATGTCACCCTGCAGAGCATCCAGTTATTCCTTAGATTTCTTATTCATGCAAAACTTCATGGTCCTTAAACAACAAGAGCTCTGCCTGACTGAATTTAATTCCTAGTGCTCCCGGCTGGAGGTAAGAAACACCGATTGCATCAGAACCCACAAAATCCTGTAACTCCAAAAATGTTTTTTGCCTTTTGTCTCTGACTGAGATTGCTGGTTATGAGGGGTAAGTTACAAGAACAATTCTCTAGGAACAAGAAACATGGGAGGATACTGGGAGAAATAACAAGGACTGGAAGCTGATATTGtcatcctttttctccttttgcagctAACCAGTAGTCCcaaaatgtctggaaaaatgaCAGCCCCAAATGATAGTACTGCTCGTGACTGATATACACGAAGGAACAGCTGAAATCAGATACTTGGCCACTGAGTAAGCCAAACTGAGAACTGTAAGCTAGTACAGTACAGAATTTTGCTCAGTAAAATCCCATAATCAGTTAACAACAGGAGGAAAATATAAAACAGTCAAGAATCAGATCAAATATTGACTTTGTTCAAGATGAAATTCAAGCAAAGGCAAGAGTGCAGTGTATTTCacatgggaagaaaagaagaaatcagacctgaaaaattaaacataatttGTGGAGAAAAAtcgaaaggaaaaatattttgcatttatcacCACAGCACTTATGACTTCTAGAACACTTAGCAAACTGGGATGTAATGGAGATATTGTAAACTCATTTTGGAGAAGGAGAGCAGAATACTGGGAAATGCTGTCCCTGACACAAAGAAGTGATATTGGCTAACTAAGCTGAAATATTCTATGCAATTATTCAAATTTGCCATAATAAACACTGCAAGATGAGAGAAAACACAGGTGGTGCAATACATATAAGGTGCcagtaaaatgtgaaaattaaaaggattttatTGACTGACATGTTCTTCCTGAAAACTCATTGAAATGTTCAAACTGGACATTCAGTAACTGATTTGTACATTCTGTATGTTACACTGATTCTTGTAGCCACTTCAAAGAGAGAATATTATTTTCACTTACAGGATGTTCATATCATTGCAGACACCGAAAGTGTTGATATATTCTAGTCTAAAAGTGAAACCAAAATAGAACTGGACGTAATGGTACACCGCTTTATGCCAATCCTATTGAGTCAACATGCGCCAGTTTCACACATCAATTCATACGTACCTACTGTACAGTTAGTGAAACACCCGACCAAGCATATGTCTGAAGTCATGGTTGCTTATTAAATTAAACCCCTTTTCCTAGACTTCCAAGTTTTTTGTAGAGATAAATGTACTTAACTGAACTCGATTCCCTGCAGAACGTTCAGACAACCACGTCTTGTCAGTACCTCTTTGAAAACCGTAGGTCATActgcacaaaattaatttcaggtgTACACAAACGTGTGATTAGTTTCAACAGGCTTCAAAGTCCTTGCAAAACAGAATGCCCTATTCTCTGTCCATAAGCTATCACCTGACAAACAGTATTATCCTCTATTAATGACTGCCTATTTGTTAATTTAGAGCTACTTACTGATTTCAGGCCTGCTGGAACAGCTAGGTGTATTTCAGAGCTGCCTGAGGGCTTCAGAGCTTCTAATTTCAGAACTcccacatttgtttttaaaatctgcagtCATTATAATGCTACGCAAAGTCCACAGCAACTGTAATGCTCCATTCTGTTGCTGTTACTGAACACTGGGCATTGCCTATGTAGCAGAAGATATTAAATACTGTATGCCATACCTAACCTGAGGAGCTGTCTCACAGAGGAACTCATGTATGTCTTTGTACTTGTTTTCAATTAACCAATCTTTtaaccaatttctttttttcctggtacaATCCTAAGAGCAAAAGGTCATTAGATTCTGAAGAAAAGAGGTCTCTTTTATAAGCTCAATACAGTACTTTTATATTCCAGACTATGATATACAATGTATACCATAAATTAATTTAAGACAAATACTTGTCATTTTATCTATGTAGGCACAAGTAAATCAGTGACTTTACTGAAGCGGAGAAATCTTCAATGGTATCATGATTCTGGATTCCATTTCCTGAATAAGGGGCactgaaaaaaattgagacaGGGTTTAATTTCACTAACAGAGATCATTAGCAGTTCTGCACACTCAGTTTGAACAGATATTACTGTCTTCAAATTACTCTCCTAGCTAGTGCATGCCAAGTCATCAGTAACCACCAACATTCCTGTAACTGAAGCATAGTAGTTTTGAGGACAAGTGATTTTTTAGTATAATCTGTCTGCTCCTTTGAAGACaaatatttctattccttttcaCCATAATGAAAGTTATCTTACATTTTTCTGGTATACTTCCTTTGAAATGTACCCTATGGAACCAAAATCTGACATGCTTAGCATACTTTTGTGAGTTTTGTTATGAAAGCTATCTTTGATCTCAAAGACCTCCTGGCTTCTAGTTCCAAAGTCTAAATTCCCTTTTCAAAGGAATGCATTTAACAAGGCTCCCGTATTTCATGAAATATTAGAGGTAGTAACGTAATATAAAGATACATTTCACTATTGGTGCCCTAAATTTTTGGACACAAACTTAAGCATTTACACAAATCTGTTCCTTCTACGGGAGAGGTGCTTGTATAAAAATTTACTATTAATGTAGCAATTTTTTAGCAATTAGGCAACTTTTCCAAGTTTGTACGATCGATTGCAAAATTCACTTTACAGCTTAGTGAAATGTCCCTCCTTTCCCTTACAGTAGAAAAActgacacacagacacacacacacaccagaggTGCAAAACTTTTTATCATTGTGCAATgtactgaagaacaaaaatgatGGCACGCACAAAAGTCTACCTCCAGCATTCCAATGAAGTTAATAGGTTACCTGTGTAATAGACTAGTTCATCCCAACCAGGTTTATGCCATGCAGCGTTCCTTATATCTTCTCTGGTTTGGAGATCTCTGTAAGCTGGTGAGGGAAAACAACAAGCACAAAGCTTAGAAGTAACTCCTTTTCCTCCTACACATGAACAGCTCCCTTAAAAGTATTCTAGTGCGTAATTAGGAGGCTGCAAacactgggaaggaaaaaagtcagttgttcttctccacaaaaaggaaaagctccCAAACCAACGCAAGCAGAAGGAACCGAGGAAGAGAGAGAATGCTTAGACACAGGTAAGACAGATAATGCAACAGAGTACAGTTCTACATGAGTGGCGTCAAATTTCTAATGCTGGCATGTAATATTCTGAATTGTCGAGATATGAAGATAACACtgcatattttctaaaataaatattagacaATGAATTTCTTCAAGTTGAAACAATCCTAACATGTGAAAAGCAGCTAAGCATTTGTGGAGACTAACATGCAGAGAAAGCCAAAATACCATGATGCAGTAACGTAAATAAATGCTTGACTTTCCTTTTTGTAGGTGTGGTGTATGTGATGCTTGAAACTAAACTGTAAAAACCTGACTTCAGCATGAATGGGGATCGAGAAAAGAGATGGCAGGACATGGCTTGTCATGCTTATGTTATTGAAAGCAAACAAGTAGTCCCTAAAAAGAAAGGGCCATGAGAAACTGTTGatggaaacagaataaaacatgaaatgttCACTTCTGCTTGCTTGTTTGAAGAATAAAGTTACCTacacaaaaattaagaaaatcacACTGTtgatgtaaaacaaaaaaaacccttttaagaCATTCCTTTGCCTTTTGTAAAAACCTTGTCTCCTAGGCAAAGTCAACAGTCTGTTAGGGACTGATTCAgtgagaaaaaagcagagaacacAAATTTACCCCAAAGGTGATGAACCATATACAGCTGTCCAATTTGTGAGAAAAATCCTCCAACTGCTTCATTATTATCCTGTCGGAAACGAATTGCACGAGCCCTACAGAAGAGCAAAGCAGCCATTAAAAACAGCATACCTGGGTAGGAAATAAGTGAtaattgaaaggaaaacagagttgAAAGGAAGCCAAAATGTTAAACAGCATTTGCAGTATacttcagcaattaaaaataagaaaaaaatctgcaatacaCTGATTTTCAGcactaaataattaaaatatacctATACATCTTATCAGAATGAGTTAAAATTGGAGGCCTACAGTTTCACTAGGCTGTGCATTTATCATTCAACGTTAGATTCAGTATAAAGATAATTGCGGGAACAGTGTAAAGTGGCAGGCCATTTTTATAGCAGGTTCTTCTAAAGCTAAATCCTTGAGTCTCAGCCATATCATCTTTGCCACACTCATTTACCACAGATTTTGTGGTAGTGGAATACAACCTGTTTATTCAGATAGACCTTTGCTATGCAGCTGTCCTATGCAACACTCCATGATTTGCTGTGTAAATGAGATCAGTATTTCTCTTAACTATAAATCTGTTGCATCTTCTAAAACAGATTGGCTACCACTATAGATATGCCTATTTTATAAAAATGCTAAATTCAATTTACTTTATTCAAATTactgtaattaaataaattatatcaaTGACACGTCTAAAAATCCGAGTCCTCACCTTTGTCAAAATAGTTGAAAATACTCCAAATTGTTTAACTATCAACCATTAGAATTGCAAGGACAGTGAATGTAAATTGAAAGAAACTTACACTGGTTTTAAATAAGACAAAATCAAAAGCATATACTCAACAGAAGACTGTCTCAAATGCTTTTAACCTATGTATCAAAATACGAACGTGCTGCTCAATAGCTTTTCAAGAAGCAACTTGACTTTTAAAGATTAAAAGAGTCCAGATTTAGCCCATTTAAACCAAAAGTAAGTCAGCTTCTAGTGAAAGTTGTGAAAGATCAACACAGTCCCAAGGAGTTAACTGCCACCCTTCACTAAGCAGTGctttctgctgaaaataaatggTTTCTGCTATATTACAGCAAACTAAAAGGGTTATGTGAAGGAAAGCCAAACCACAGAGCCCACAAGGTTGGTTGCACACAaaattcctctttctttcctcaaaGGATAAATTAAGGGTCAAAGAACTATCTTACAAGCTGCCTAAGTACCAAAGCAGGCCATTAACTGGGTGACTGAAATGCTTTGGTACCATTCTGCCATCTCCACTTCatgatttttaaacatacatCTCTCAAATAGGAGAACGCAAGAGCTAAAGCAACACTTACCAGTAATTTCCCCACTCAATCATTGTTCCAGgctacaaaaacaaaacaagactgtTAAAAACGTAGTTTAAAGAAAGTTAGAATACTTGGACAGTTTTCACAATATTTACGTTTGGAAAATACTATGTATTAACAAAAATAACTTCCTTCAAGTGATAAGCATATTATAATCAGCTGTAATTACTCTGTTTACTTACTGTATTGCTTCTTAGTCATTTGCCTGAAGTTTCCTTCAAAGGAAAACACAGGGTTTTCAGCCCTGCAGATATTAGTATCTTGTTGGAGCCTGCCTTCATTTTGGACCCCACACTTTGAGAGCAACAATGACTCAGACATCAGCTTTGATAAGAACCAGATTTTTAAGATGAGGTCTGTTTTCCATTTACATGCTTTGAACATTTTACGACAGCATagagcataaaaaataaaaagaaaaatttaaacttACTCTAAGTTGATAGGATCTCAGTTCATAAATATTAGGCCCCTCTCTGGGAACAGGTTCATTCCAGAAACTAAACTCCAACAATAATTGGTTCTTGCGCGAGAGAAGCATGTTACCTCTTTCTTTGCGAAACTCTGTGAATTCCTAAAAAACAATGTGATTACTGTCAAACTGTGTATTATGtttcaacaacaaaaagcagTACACCATATGGtggcttagatttttttttttttgaatgctatCTTAGGGTTTTAGGACATTGCAATCCTTTAAATTGTAAAGGTATCTAAATTCCCCTGGCATGTTTGAAAATTTCAAGTGGCACGTGTACACAGCATCAAGTGTGCTTCATGAAGTATTCAGGTATTAAACCTCAGTATTTCTGAAGATGAGAATAAACCCTTTTCCAAAGAGGTTTCTAAGTTTGTACAGGAAGTGATGAGATATTGAAGTAAAAGCACGTATCCAAATGTGCAGTTTTTTGCTCTCACTATTCTTTGTTCTCTTCTGAGTAAAATAACAAATTCTAACAAAATCAATGCATTTAACCTTATTTTGACGGAGTTTACTCATTACTTCATTGAGAGCTGGATAGCCTCCCTCATATCTCCATAGatgaactgaaacagaaaaaaggaagctttttcAGGGATGCCACAGACCAGTGCTAAATCTTATGGAATATCACAGTATAAAATGCTCTTTATACTACAGaattatacaaaaatataaatcagGTAACAggtttaaaaatagattttcatttAAGAAAGCACTACACATTTGAACATTCTAAGAATAATGGAATCATCTATTTTTTGAAAAGGGTTCTCTTGGAAAGTTTTGCAATCTACTCTGAAGATAACAGGGAAATTTCTGAAAGGACTTTTTGTTGCCATGCTAGTAAGATGTGATGATTTTACATGACAGTAGTTGAAATTGAGATTCAATTTAAGAGGATGACTTAAttccaaaaatgtattttataccaATTTCATCTAAGAGCAATAGAGGGGTAGACTTTTTAGTTCAGTAAATTACTCAAGCACAAAGAGCAACACGCTTTCTGTAGAACATGAAAAATGATGCAAATGTTATTTTTGAGGTAAACATTACATtaaagaaagtagaaaatatCTGAACATGCTAGAATTGTTACATTTGCTAGGATTTTCCCCACAAAAACAATTTCAGAACAGGTAtctacatttgatttttttcaaagcattctcTCTTTAATAAATCATAATAAATCCCTTTAATAAATCATAACAAGATTTATTTACAAGCACTTAATATGGCAAGGCAATAATATTTCACCTCAGAGAGTCACAAAAGCTATTTTCTCTCCTCTAAAGCAGTCCTGTGCCTCTTCTAGGAGAGCGAACTGGAGACTAATGTAAGGCACTTCACTATGATAGTAGCCTCATCCAGTGCGCCTGCTTCTGCTGTCTTATCCCCAGCGCAAAATTGATATATCGACCTAATATTAACACAGCCTGGGCACAAGTACTGAACAAGTCAAAACCCCATAATCTGCTTTATTACACTGCTAGAACTGTTGCAGTAACATTTTCAAGGCAGGCTATGGATGCAATTACAGATACACTCTGTGTTAATATGTCACAAAAGCAACGAATGAGACTTGGCTAAGATATTTTCATTTCGATTGCCTTCATTCCCCAATTTCCCTTCAACTTTTAGAATTGTTTCTCAGACATTGTTTGGTTTATCTACTGTTATTTCTTCGCATTTGTTCAGTGTCAATATTGCAATATGCTGTGAATGCAGGAAAAATTAATGTGtacatgaatatatttttcaataaCGAAGCAATGACATTGATACTAGCATAGCTCTAACCATGGAGCTACATTACAAACTACATAACAAGTATCAGCACACCACTCTGCTTTCGTGGCTTCCCATTCCTGCAATTTCCCAGAGCTTAGgaaatttttcaggttttctctctACACTAGACTCTTTGTAGTTACCTCTGTAGCAGCTCTTCAGTAATTTCTAGTTCCAATATATTTGCAATCTGCATAGTTAGGCAGTATCCTTATATGCacatgaacagaaatatttttactttcctccAGTAAAGGCCTAGCTTATTGTTGAGTTAACAATGCAATCATTTTTTCAGATGACGTGAATGATTTACATTTCATTACCATACAGCAATTACAGCATGAAAGTCTGAGTAAAGCTTTTATACTGGCCAATGCAAAATAAACTCTGTCTTTGTAAGCCTTTGCCTTTACCCTAAATATTCAGAAGCATGATCTGTGCCCGCAAAATATTACAGGACCACTTTTTACAAGCATTTCCCAAAACTGTTAATCTACCACCCAGAAAACATTACAGTGTATTAACAATAGGACAAATTTTAGGAATTAATGCTTTACTGTCAAActcaacaaaaaaagcaagcactgtAAATGTTAATATGACTAGTGATAATTGATGCACACACCCCCTCACTGTATACATTGCTAAAGGTTTACTGTCAACAGAGATGATTTAAAGAGAAGA
This is a stretch of genomic DNA from Calonectris borealis chromosome 19, bCalBor7.hap1.2, whole genome shotgun sequence. It encodes these proteins:
- the NIPSNAP2 gene encoding protein NipSnap homolog 2 isoform X2, whose translation is MAVRGLVSSASRHREDSWLKSLFVRKVDPRKDAHSNLLAKRETSSLYKLQIHNVKPECLDAYNKLCQEVLPKIHEEKHYPCALVGTWNTWYGEQDQAVHLWRYEGGYPALNEVMSKLRQNKEFTEFRKERGNMLLSRKNQLLLEFSFWNEPVPREGPNIYELRSYQLRPGTMIEWGNYWARAIRFRQDNNEAVGGFFSQIGQLYMVHHLWAYRDLQTREDIRNAAWHKPGWDELVYYTVPLIQEMESRIMIPLKISPLQ
- the NIPSNAP2 gene encoding protein NipSnap homolog 2 isoform X1, with amino-acid sequence MAARVLLRRSLAGASAVPRLPPGGGLALRGLVSSASRHREDSWLKSLFVRKVDPRKDAHSNLLAKRETSSLYKLQIHNVKPECLDAYNKLCQEVLPKIHEEKHYPCALVGTWNTWYGEQDQAVHLWRYEGGYPALNEVMSKLRQNKEFTEFRKERGNMLLSRKNQLLLEFSFWNEPVPREGPNIYELRSYQLRPGTMIEWGNYWARAIRFRQDNNEAVGGFFSQIGQLYMVHHLWAYRDLQTREDIRNAAWHKPGWDELVYYTVPLIQEMESRIMIPLKISPLQ